In a genomic window of Equus caballus isolate H_3958 breed thoroughbred chromosome 9, TB-T2T, whole genome shotgun sequence:
- the ZFP41 gene encoding zinc finger protein 41 homolog — MEKPTSKKRKTQIPKEEGNVPKDTCEQEKMSGNRQPNKSSTLAKKHSKEPSLSPEEEEHIFDAFDASFKDDFEGVPVFIPFQRKKPHECSECGRIFKHKTDHIRHQRVHTGEKPFQCDQCGKTFRHSSDVTKHQRIHTGEKPFKCSECGKAFNCGSNLLKHQKTHTGEKPYECKECGKTFAYSSCLIRHRKRHPRKKH, encoded by the coding sequence atggagaagcccacgagcaaaaaaaggaagacacagatcccaaaggaagaagggaatGTGCCAAAGGACACTTGCGAGCAAGAGAAAATGTCTGGGAACAGACAGCCCAACAAGAGCTCCACTTTGGCTAAAAAGCACAGTAAAGAGCCCAGCCTGAGTCCCGAAGAGGAAGAACATATATTTGATGCCTTCGATGCTTCATTTAAAGATGACTTTGAGGGGGTTCCTGTCTTCATCccttttcagagaaagaaaccaCACGAATGCAGTGAATGCGGACGCATCTTTAAGCACAAGACAGATCACATTCGCCAccagagagttcacactggagagaagccctttcAGTGCGATCAGTGTGGGAAGACGTTCAGGCACAGTTCCGATGTCACTAAACACCAGAGGATCCACACTGGAGAAAAGCCCTTTAAATGCAGCGAATGCGGGAAAGCGTTTAACTGTGGTTCGAATCTCCTAAAGCATCAGAAaacccacactggggagaagccgtatgaatgtaaggaatgtgggaagacGTTTGCCTACAGCTCGTGTCTTATTCGCCATCGGAAACGTCACCCACGGAAGAAGCACTGA
- the GLI4 gene encoding zinc finger protein GLI4 isoform X1, whose translation MAAPGDGRESPHVPSPVSLESPGTPGAHHHEARLHLHGHQHGSPSCSPKVRSQPPQEEELSDLDFQDVEEVQIGRDACWPDSESEPEQALPSPNSHDPEDEVDRDRGALRTLLRNLPRRPTCGDSFGQESSLERPAGQPPGAMACSRERGTWRMTLMSQGASETEGGPERAAELGGSFGRGSALGARQGGPRGGKPHRCEACGKSFKYNSLLLKHQRIHTGEKPYACHECGKRFRGWSGFIQHHRIHTGEKPYECGQCGRAFSHSSHFTQHLRIHNGEKPYKCGECGQAFSQSSNLVRHQRLHTGEKPYACSQCGKAFIWSSVLIEHQRIHTGEKPYECPDCGKAFRGRSHFFRHLRTHTGEKPFACGACGKAFGQSSQLIQHQRVHYRE comes from the exons ATGGCGGCCCCGGGGGACGGTCGGGAGTCCCCTCATGTCCCATCCCCTGTCAGTCTCGAGTCACCGGGGACACCTGGAGCCCACCATCACGAGGCACGGCTTCACCTCCACGGTCATCAACACG GGTCCCCCAGCTGCAGCCCCAAGGTGCGCTCTCAGCCACCACAGGAGGAGGAGCTGTCAGACCTAGATTTCCAAGATGTGGAGGAGGTCCAGATCGGCAGAGACGCCTGCTGGCCAG ATTCTGAGTCGGAGCCTGAGCAGGCTCTGCCATCTCCCAACTCACATGATCCTGAAGATGAGGTGGACCGGGACCGGGGGGCACTGAGGACCCTGCTGAGGAACCTTCCCCGTAGACCCACATGTGGGGACAGCTTTGGGCAGGAGTCCAGCTTGGAGCGCCCAGCAGGTCAGCCGCCAGGGGCCATGGCCTGCTCCCGGGAGAGGGGCACCTGGCGCATGACGCTCATGTCACAGGGAGCCTCTGAGACCGAGGGGGGCCCCGAGCGGGCCGCCGAGCTGGGGGGCAGCTTTGGCCGGGGCTCGGCCCTTGGGGCCCGACAGGGCGGCCCACGGGGTGGGAAGCCTCACAGGTGTGAGGCCTGCGGCAAGAGCTTCAAGTACAACTCGCTGCTGCTGAAGCACCAGCGCATCCACACGGGCGAGAAGCCCTACGCCTGCCACGAGTGTGGCAAGCGCTTCCGCGGCTGGTCGGGCTTCATCCAGCACCACCGCATCCACACCGGCGAGAAGCCCTACGAGTGCGGCCAGTGCGGGCGCGCCTTCAGCCACAGCTCGCACTTCACACAGCATCTGCGCATCCACAATGGCGAGAAGCCCTACAAGTGCGGCGAGTGCGGCCAGGCCTTCAGCCAGAGCTCCAACCTGGTGCGACACCAGCGGCTGCACACCGGCGAGAAGCCCTACGCCTGCAGCCAGTGCGGCAAGGCCTTCATCTGGAGCTCCGTGCTCATCGAGCACCAGCGCATCCACACAGGCGAGAAGCCCTATGAGTGCCCCGACTGCGGCAAGGCCTTCCGCGGCCGCTCCCACTTCTTCCGGCATCTGCGGACCCACACGGGCGAGAAGCCCTTTGCCTGCGGTGCCTGCGGCAAGGCCTTTGGCCAGAGCTCCCAGCTCATCCAGCACCAGAGGGTCCACTACCGGGAGTAG
- the GLI4 gene encoding zinc finger protein GLI4 isoform X2, whose protein sequence is MPVAVAGSPSCSPKVRSQPPQEEELSDLDFQDVEEVQIGRDACWPDSESEPEQALPSPNSHDPEDEVDRDRGALRTLLRNLPRRPTCGDSFGQESSLERPAGQPPGAMACSRERGTWRMTLMSQGASETEGGPERAAELGGSFGRGSALGARQGGPRGGKPHRCEACGKSFKYNSLLLKHQRIHTGEKPYACHECGKRFRGWSGFIQHHRIHTGEKPYECGQCGRAFSHSSHFTQHLRIHNGEKPYKCGECGQAFSQSSNLVRHQRLHTGEKPYACSQCGKAFIWSSVLIEHQRIHTGEKPYECPDCGKAFRGRSHFFRHLRTHTGEKPFACGACGKAFGQSSQLIQHQRVHYRE, encoded by the exons atgcctGTCGCTGTTGCTG GGTCCCCCAGCTGCAGCCCCAAGGTGCGCTCTCAGCCACCACAGGAGGAGGAGCTGTCAGACCTAGATTTCCAAGATGTGGAGGAGGTCCAGATCGGCAGAGACGCCTGCTGGCCAG ATTCTGAGTCGGAGCCTGAGCAGGCTCTGCCATCTCCCAACTCACATGATCCTGAAGATGAGGTGGACCGGGACCGGGGGGCACTGAGGACCCTGCTGAGGAACCTTCCCCGTAGACCCACATGTGGGGACAGCTTTGGGCAGGAGTCCAGCTTGGAGCGCCCAGCAGGTCAGCCGCCAGGGGCCATGGCCTGCTCCCGGGAGAGGGGCACCTGGCGCATGACGCTCATGTCACAGGGAGCCTCTGAGACCGAGGGGGGCCCCGAGCGGGCCGCCGAGCTGGGGGGCAGCTTTGGCCGGGGCTCGGCCCTTGGGGCCCGACAGGGCGGCCCACGGGGTGGGAAGCCTCACAGGTGTGAGGCCTGCGGCAAGAGCTTCAAGTACAACTCGCTGCTGCTGAAGCACCAGCGCATCCACACGGGCGAGAAGCCCTACGCCTGCCACGAGTGTGGCAAGCGCTTCCGCGGCTGGTCGGGCTTCATCCAGCACCACCGCATCCACACCGGCGAGAAGCCCTACGAGTGCGGCCAGTGCGGGCGCGCCTTCAGCCACAGCTCGCACTTCACACAGCATCTGCGCATCCACAATGGCGAGAAGCCCTACAAGTGCGGCGAGTGCGGCCAGGCCTTCAGCCAGAGCTCCAACCTGGTGCGACACCAGCGGCTGCACACCGGCGAGAAGCCCTACGCCTGCAGCCAGTGCGGCAAGGCCTTCATCTGGAGCTCCGTGCTCATCGAGCACCAGCGCATCCACACAGGCGAGAAGCCCTATGAGTGCCCCGACTGCGGCAAGGCCTTCCGCGGCCGCTCCCACTTCTTCCGGCATCTGCGGACCCACACGGGCGAGAAGCCCTTTGCCTGCGGTGCCTGCGGCAAGGCCTTTGGCCAGAGCTCCCAGCTCATCCAGCACCAGAGGGTCCACTACCGGGAGTAG